One part of the Alistipes onderdonkii genome encodes these proteins:
- a CDS encoding DEAD/DEAH box helicase produces the protein MRFDELDLEDEILDGLDDMNFQEMTPVQEHTIPVILEGRDIIGCAQTGTGKTAAYTLPLLNRLLIEGNEDNVIKSVIIVPTRELAQQIDQQFQGFSYYLPVSTTVVYGGGDGKGWDVQKRGMLMGSDVVIATPGRMISHIQNSGIDLSHVECLILDEADRMLDMGFSEDIMKIVSYMPKDRQTIMFSATLPPKIREMARTILRNPAEVNIAISKPNEAIDQSAYVCYENQKLGIIREMFAEPTDSKTIIFSSSKLKVKELAHTLKRMKLNVAAMHSDLEQAQREEVMLDFKNNKVSILVATDIVARGIDIEDIGLVINYDVPHDPEDYIHRIGRTARAAATGSAVTFVSEDEQGKFHAIEKFIERDIRKAELPASVGAGPVYNPAVNNGRGRGGRGGGRGRGGSNGGSRGRGRADKGERAGRERRNDRERGAAAAENPGIAVPQAAPADNDHASGRGEGNRGTRDRKHRHRGGRNRRRGDKPQGGETPQPGGSVPRE, from the coding sequence ATGCGATTTGACGAACTTGACCTGGAGGATGAGATCCTCGACGGACTTGACGATATGAATTTTCAGGAGATGACTCCTGTCCAGGAACACACCATCCCGGTGATCCTGGAGGGCCGCGACATCATCGGTTGCGCCCAGACCGGAACCGGCAAGACGGCGGCCTATACGCTGCCGCTGCTCAACAGGCTGTTGATCGAAGGGAACGAAGACAATGTGATAAAATCGGTGATCATCGTGCCGACGCGTGAACTGGCGCAGCAGATCGACCAGCAGTTCCAGGGATTTTCGTACTACCTGCCCGTGTCGACCACGGTCGTATACGGCGGTGGTGACGGCAAGGGCTGGGATGTGCAGAAGCGCGGTATGCTGATGGGTTCGGACGTGGTGATCGCCACCCCCGGGCGCATGATCTCGCACATCCAGAACAGCGGCATCGACCTTTCGCACGTCGAGTGCCTGATCCTCGACGAGGCCGACCGTATGCTCGACATGGGTTTCAGCGAGGACATCATGAAGATCGTCTCCTATATGCCCAAGGATCGGCAGACGATCATGTTCTCGGCGACGCTGCCCCCGAAGATACGCGAGATGGCCAGGACGATCCTGCGCAATCCCGCCGAGGTGAACATCGCCATTTCGAAACCCAACGAGGCGATCGACCAGTCGGCCTATGTCTGCTACGAGAACCAGAAGCTGGGCATCATCCGCGAGATGTTCGCCGAGCCGACCGATTCGAAGACGATCATCTTCTCGTCGTCGAAGCTCAAGGTCAAGGAGCTGGCGCACACGCTCAAGCGCATGAAACTCAATGTGGCCGCCATGCATTCCGACCTGGAACAGGCGCAGCGCGAGGAGGTGATGCTCGACTTCAAGAACAACAAGGTGTCGATCCTGGTGGCTACGGATATCGTGGCGCGCGGCATCGACATCGAGGATATCGGGCTGGTCATCAATTACGACGTGCCGCACGACCCCGAGGATTATATTCACCGTATCGGCCGTACGGCGCGCGCCGCGGCTACGGGCAGCGCCGTGACGTTCGTCAGCGAGGACGAGCAGGGCAAGTTCCATGCGATCGAGAAGTTCATCGAGAGGGATATCCGCAAGGCCGAATTGCCGGCCAGCGTGGGCGCGGGCCCCGTATACAATCCTGCCGTCAATAACGGCCGTGGGCGCGGTGGCCGTGGCGGAGGCCGTGGCCGCGGCGGTTCGAACGGCGGAAGCCGTGGGCGCGGACGCGCAGACAAGGGCGAACGCGCAGGGCGCGAACGCCGCAACGACCGGGAACGGGGTGCGGCGGCTGCCGAAAATCCCGGGATCGCAGTCCCTCAGGCGGCACCTGCCGATAACGACCACGCCTCCGGGCGCGGCGAAGGCAATCGTGGGACGCGTGACCGCAAACACCGCCATCGCGGGGGCAGGAACCGTCGCCGCGGCGATAAGCCCCAAGGCGGCGAAACCCCGCAGCCGGGCGGTAGTGTGCCCCGGGAGTAG
- the plsY gene encoding glycerol-3-phosphate 1-O-acyltransferase PlsY produces the protein MILTYYTATTMIIIAYLLGSIPSAVWIGKKYYGIDIREYGSKNAGTTNMLRVLGRRAALPVFGLDFLKGFVAVTIIDLMKYDSVFADGANENWFYILRFIAVFAAVVGHIFPIFANFRGGKGVATLVGAIMGVNAPLVLLCFGVWFLVLMVTHYVSLASMVAGCSFPIFTLISPKVNHLVPFVVFSFIIAILLIYTHRKNIERLKAGTESKIYIWKPRHVKVDPEEAKDKGANK, from the coding sequence ATGATCCTCACATATTACACCGCTACCACCATGATTATCATCGCCTATCTGCTGGGCTCGATTCCGAGCGCCGTGTGGATCGGCAAGAAATATTACGGCATCGACATCCGCGAATACGGCAGCAAGAACGCCGGTACGACCAACATGCTGCGCGTGCTGGGCAGGCGGGCCGCACTGCCCGTATTCGGGCTCGATTTCCTGAAGGGGTTCGTGGCGGTGACGATCATCGACCTGATGAAATACGACAGCGTATTCGCCGACGGGGCCAATGAAAACTGGTTCTACATCCTGCGTTTCATAGCCGTGTTCGCCGCCGTGGTGGGACACATCTTCCCGATCTTCGCCAATTTCCGGGGCGGCAAGGGCGTAGCGACGCTCGTCGGAGCCATCATGGGCGTCAACGCCCCGCTCGTACTGCTCTGCTTCGGCGTATGGTTCCTGGTGCTGATGGTCACCCACTACGTGTCGCTGGCCTCGATGGTCGCAGGCTGTTCCTTCCCGATCTTTACGCTCATATCGCCGAAGGTCAACCACCTGGTGCCGTTCGTGGTTTTTTCGTTCATCATCGCCATCCTGCTGATTTACACCCACCGCAAGAACATCGAGCGGCTGAAGGCCGGCACCGAATCGAAGATATACATCTGGAAACCCCGGCATGTAAAAGTCGACCCGGAAGAAGCCAAAGACAAGGGAGCAAACAAATAA
- a CDS encoding catalase, with protein MDKKKQLTAENGRPIADNQNIQTAGVRGPVTLQDPWFLEKLAHFDREVIPERRMHAKGSGAFGTFTVTQDITEYTRASIFARVGKKTECFVRFSTVAGERGAADAERDIRGFAMKFYTDAGNWDLVGNNTPVFFLRDPLKFPDLNHAVKRDPRTNLRSANNNWDFWTLLPEALHQVTITMSPRGIPASYRHMHGFGSHTYSFYDKDNKRTWVKFHLTTQQGIRNLTDAEAEALVGKDRESHQRDLYESIERGDFPRWTMYVQLMTEEEARNYKLNPFDLTKVWYHKDFPLHEVGVLELNRNPENYYADVEQAAFNPMNIVEGIGFSPDKMLQGRLFSYGDAQRYRLGVNHTEIPVNRPRCPIHAFHRDGQMRTDGNYGSAKGYEPNSYGEWQDTPALKEPSLAVNGDVYNYDERELDSDYFTQPGLLWRVMSAEDQKATCENTARAMGDAELFIKQRHTRHCYYADPAYGKGVAEALGISLEEALRAEDPAHPSWDPRK; from the coding sequence ATGGACAAAAAGAAACAGCTTACCGCTGAGAACGGCCGGCCGATCGCCGACAACCAGAACATCCAGACCGCAGGCGTCCGCGGCCCCGTGACGCTGCAAGACCCGTGGTTCCTCGAGAAACTCGCGCATTTCGACCGCGAAGTAATCCCCGAACGGCGTATGCATGCCAAAGGCTCGGGCGCATTCGGCACCTTTACGGTGACGCAGGACATCACCGAATACACGCGTGCGTCGATCTTCGCCCGGGTCGGCAAGAAAACCGAATGCTTCGTGCGTTTCTCGACCGTCGCCGGCGAGCGCGGCGCAGCCGATGCCGAGCGCGACATCCGCGGTTTCGCCATGAAGTTCTACACCGACGCGGGCAACTGGGATCTCGTGGGCAACAACACTCCCGTGTTCTTCCTGCGCGACCCGCTGAAATTCCCCGACCTGAACCATGCCGTGAAGCGCGACCCGCGCACCAACCTGCGTTCGGCCAACAACAACTGGGATTTCTGGACGCTGCTGCCCGAAGCGCTGCACCAGGTGACGATCACCATGTCACCGCGGGGCATTCCGGCATCGTACCGCCACATGCACGGATTCGGCAGCCACACATACAGTTTCTATGACAAGGACAACAAGCGCACGTGGGTGAAGTTCCACCTCACGACCCAGCAGGGGATCAGGAACCTGACGGACGCCGAGGCCGAAGCCCTTGTGGGCAAAGACCGCGAGTCGCACCAGAGGGATCTCTACGAGTCCATCGAACGCGGCGATTTCCCGCGCTGGACGATGTACGTGCAGCTGATGACCGAGGAAGAGGCGCGCAACTACAAGCTCAACCCGTTCGACCTGACGAAGGTGTGGTACCACAAGGATTTCCCGCTGCACGAGGTGGGCGTGCTGGAATTGAACCGCAACCCCGAGAATTACTATGCCGATGTCGAGCAAGCGGCGTTCAACCCGATGAACATCGTCGAAGGCATCGGCTTCTCGCCCGACAAGATGTTGCAGGGGCGCCTGTTCTCCTACGGCGACGCACAGCGCTACCGCCTGGGCGTGAACCACACGGAAATCCCCGTGAACAGGCCCCGCTGCCCGATCCACGCCTTCCACCGCGACGGGCAGATGCGCACCGACGGCAACTACGGATCGGCAAAGGGTTACGAACCCAACAGCTACGGCGAATGGCAGGACACCCCCGCCCTCAAAGAGCCGTCCCTGGCCGTGAACGGCGACGTTTACAACTACGACGAGCGCGAACTGGACAGCGACTATTTCACGCAGCCCGGCCTGCTGTGGCGCGTGATGTCGGCAGAAGACCAGAAAGCCACCTGCGAGAATACGGCGCGCGCCATGGGCGATGCCGAACTGTTCATCAAGCAGCGCCACACGCGCCACTGCTACTATGCCGACCCGGCATACGGCAAGGGAGTGGCCGAGGCGCTGGGCATCTCGCTCGAAGAGGCCCTCAGGGCCGAAGACCCGGCGCATCCTTCGTGGGATCCGCGTAAATGA
- a CDS encoding sensor histidine kinase, whose protein sequence is MKITRKQTVGENLLYVMVWAAIILVPVLNSQMMSELHISFENVLIAWRQIAPYFIIFIIHNSVLAPRLMLRRKYKTYLLCDLALIIAVFWLVDVYEEHLTDHFLPHGDPEAFDAYRKASFSNLEMYWNVVLGFFMTGANTGIKLIYQSMRDEQQMEELKRQNLEAEMDYLKYQINPHFFMNTLNNIHALIDIDTEYAKNAVIELSKMMRYVLYESGREIISLNRDIQFVQNYIGLMRIRYTDAVDIRVEYPHDLSPQVSIPPLLLIVFVENAFKHGVSYSKPSFIHMRIDYADGKVVSTISNSLHTPQAEKHNAGIGLENVRKRLSLIYGPKNYSLDIGETNETYTVKLVIPTLHA, encoded by the coding sequence ATGAAAATAACCCGCAAGCAAACCGTCGGAGAAAACCTGCTCTACGTGATGGTGTGGGCAGCCATCATCCTGGTGCCGGTGCTCAATTCGCAGATGATGTCGGAACTGCACATCAGTTTCGAGAACGTGCTCATCGCATGGCGGCAGATAGCCCCCTACTTCATCATCTTCATCATCCATAACTCCGTCCTCGCCCCGCGGCTCATGCTGCGCCGCAAGTACAAGACCTACCTGCTCTGCGACCTGGCGCTCATCATAGCCGTATTCTGGCTGGTAGACGTTTACGAAGAGCACCTCACCGACCATTTCCTCCCCCACGGCGACCCCGAGGCGTTCGACGCCTACCGGAAAGCCTCGTTCTCGAACCTGGAGATGTATTGGAACGTCGTGCTGGGATTCTTTATGACGGGGGCCAACACGGGTATCAAGCTCATTTACCAGTCGATGCGCGACGAGCAGCAGATGGAAGAACTCAAACGCCAGAACCTGGAAGCCGAAATGGACTATCTGAAATACCAGATAAATCCCCATTTCTTCATGAACACGCTCAACAACATCCACGCCCTGATAGACATCGACACCGAATATGCCAAAAATGCCGTGATCGAGCTGTCGAAGATGATGCGCTATGTGCTCTATGAATCGGGGCGCGAGATCATCTCCCTGAACAGGGACATCCAGTTCGTACAGAATTACATCGGGCTGATGCGCATCCGCTACACCGACGCCGTGGACATTCGCGTGGAATACCCGCACGACCTGTCGCCCCAGGTTTCCATCCCGCCGCTGTTGCTGATCGTATTCGTGGAAAACGCCTTCAAGCACGGCGTGAGTTACAGCAAACCGTCGTTCATCCACATGCGGATCGACTACGCCGACGGCAAGGTCGTCAGCACCATCAGCAACAGCCTCCACACCCCGCAGGCGGAGAAGCACAATGCCGGGATCGGGCTGGAGAACGTCCGAAAACGCCTCTCGCTGATCTACGGCCCGAAAAACTATTCGCTCGACATCGGGGAAACCAATGAGACCTATACCGTAAAACTCGTAATACCTACCCTCCATGCTTAA
- a CDS encoding AMP-binding protein has protein sequence MLEENLIKIYETSFRENREMPALTDYFKGETFSYYEMAKEIAKLHLLFKKAGVKKGDKIALIGRNNPRWCITYIATISYGAVIVPILQDFAPADIIHIINHSESKLLFLGDNFWDIIEEDQIRQIEAVFSLTDFHAIYERNGKALTKFQRDILKNYRSKYPRGFSVNDIKYPEIPNDEVILLNYTSGTTGYSKGVMLTVNNLTGNVSFARGMVNTQTGTHYFRKGGRTLSFLPLAHAYGCAFDFLSPLAVGGHITLLGKIPSPKILLEAMSVVKPTIICCVPMILEKVYRKQVMPMLEKGPMSIAVKIPLLNTAIYSVIRKKLLDAFGGNVDIFIVGGAPMNQETESFLMKIKFPITIGYGMTECAPLISFTPDNEFKAGSCGRYLKGLLDVRIDSPDPEHVAGEIVVRGEHVMKGYYKNEKDTEKVLEPDGWLHTGDMGTMDPDGTLYIRGRSKTMILSGSGQNIYPEEIEDKLNNMYLVLESLILDSGNGKLKAMVVPDYEQAEAEGVDKNDLPQIMQNNLTELNSLLAAYERVSEIIIYPTEFEKTPKRSIKRYLYSPSLLNK, from the coding sequence ATGTTAGAGGAAAACCTGATAAAAATATACGAGACGAGTTTCCGCGAGAACCGTGAAATGCCGGCACTGACCGACTATTTCAAGGGCGAAACATTCTCGTATTACGAGATGGCCAAGGAGATCGCCAAGCTGCACCTCCTGTTCAAAAAGGCCGGCGTAAAGAAGGGCGACAAGATAGCGCTGATCGGGCGCAACAATCCCCGGTGGTGCATCACCTACATCGCCACGATCTCCTACGGCGCCGTAATCGTCCCGATATTGCAGGATTTCGCCCCGGCCGACATCATCCACATCATCAACCACTCGGAAAGCAAGCTGCTCTTTCTGGGCGACAACTTCTGGGACATCATCGAAGAAGACCAGATACGCCAGATCGAGGCCGTGTTTTCGCTCACCGATTTCCACGCCATCTACGAACGCAACGGCAAGGCGCTCACCAAGTTCCAGCGCGATATCCTGAAAAACTACCGTTCGAAATATCCGCGCGGGTTCAGCGTAAACGACATCAAGTACCCCGAGATCCCCAACGACGAGGTCATCCTGCTCAACTACACGTCGGGCACCACGGGCTATTCGAAGGGAGTGATGCTCACGGTGAACAACCTCACGGGCAACGTAAGTTTCGCCCGCGGCATGGTCAACACGCAGACCGGCACCCACTATTTCCGCAAGGGCGGACGCACGCTGTCGTTCCTGCCGCTGGCCCACGCCTACGGCTGCGCGTTCGATTTCCTTTCGCCGCTGGCCGTCGGCGGGCACATCACCCTGCTGGGTAAAATCCCGTCGCCCAAGATCCTGCTGGAAGCCATGTCCGTGGTCAAGCCGACGATCATCTGCTGCGTACCGATGATCCTCGAAAAGGTCTACCGCAAGCAGGTGATGCCGATGCTCGAAAAAGGCCCCATGTCGATCGCCGTCAAGATTCCGCTGCTCAACACGGCCATCTACTCGGTGATCCGGAAAAAACTGCTGGATGCCTTCGGCGGCAACGTCGACATATTCATCGTCGGCGGCGCCCCGATGAATCAGGAGACCGAATCGTTCCTGATGAAGATCAAGTTCCCGATCACCATCGGTTACGGCATGACCGAATGCGCGCCGCTCATCAGTTTCACGCCCGACAACGAATTCAAGGCGGGCTCCTGCGGCCGCTACCTGAAAGGTCTGCTCGACGTCCGGATCGACTCCCCCGACCCGGAACACGTGGCCGGCGAAATCGTCGTGCGCGGCGAGCATGTGATGAAAGGCTACTACAAGAACGAAAAAGATACGGAGAAGGTACTCGAACCCGACGGCTGGCTCCACACGGGCGACATGGGCACGATGGATCCGGACGGAACGCTCTACATCCGCGGACGCTCGAAGACGATGATCCTCTCCGGAAGCGGGCAGAACATCTATCCCGAGGAGATCGAGGACAAGCTCAACAACATGTACCTCGTACTCGAATCCCTGATACTCGACTCGGGCAACGGCAAGCTCAAGGCGATGGTCGTCCCCGACTACGAACAGGCCGAGGCGGAAGGCGTGGACAAGAACGACCTGCCGCAGATCATGCAGAACAACCTCACGGAACTGAACTCGCTCCTGGCGGCATACGAACGGGTGTCGGAAATAATAATTTATCCGACGGAGTTCGAAAAGACACCAAAACGGAGTATCAAACGTTATTTATACAGTCCGTCGCTACTGAACAAATAA
- the miaB gene encoding tRNA (N6-isopentenyl adenosine(37)-C2)-methylthiotransferase MiaB gives MTEIWNVEFKLNTNTLRPLSGAGRKLFVETYGCQMNVGDTEVVVALMQREGYVYTEDIGLADVILINTCSIRDNAEQRIWGRLAEMKRYRRAKPGLVVGIIGCMAERLKEKLVEGPYGVDVVAGPDAYRDLPRLVREAEAGGKGVNVLLSTEETYAEIAPVRLDRNGVSAYVAIMRGCNNFCSYCVVPYTRGRERSRDPQTIVAEARSLFENGYREVTLLGQNVNSYKAGEVDFPELMRLVASVSPSLRVRFATSHPKDMSDRLLEVMASMPNICRSIHLPAQSGASSMLGRMNRKYTREWYLGRIAAIRRYLPDCAITTDLIAGFSGETEQEHEATLSLMREVGYEFAYMFKYSERPGTFAHEHLPDDVPDEVKSRRLSEIIALQNELGHASNLRDVGREFEVLVEGRSKRDEKQLSGRTSQNKVVVFDRGRHDVGDYVRVRITGCTPATLFGEEII, from the coding sequence ATAACGGAAATTTGGAACGTGGAATTTAAACTCAATACGAATACATTGCGCCCCCTGTCGGGCGCCGGACGCAAACTTTTCGTCGAAACCTACGGCTGCCAGATGAATGTCGGCGACACGGAAGTCGTGGTTGCCCTGATGCAGCGGGAGGGATACGTCTACACCGAGGATATCGGCCTGGCCGATGTCATCCTGATCAACACCTGCTCGATCCGCGACAATGCCGAGCAGCGTATCTGGGGGCGCCTGGCCGAGATGAAACGCTACCGCCGGGCCAAACCGGGGCTCGTCGTGGGCATCATCGGCTGCATGGCCGAACGCCTCAAGGAGAAATTGGTCGAGGGCCCTTACGGCGTCGACGTCGTGGCCGGGCCGGATGCCTACCGCGACCTGCCGCGTCTGGTGCGCGAGGCCGAAGCGGGCGGCAAGGGCGTGAACGTCCTGCTCTCCACGGAGGAGACCTATGCCGAGATCGCCCCCGTGCGGCTCGACCGCAACGGCGTGAGCGCCTATGTGGCCATCATGCGCGGATGCAATAATTTCTGTTCCTACTGTGTGGTGCCCTACACCCGCGGCCGCGAACGGAGCCGCGACCCGCAAACGATCGTCGCGGAGGCCCGCTCGCTCTTCGAGAACGGATACCGCGAAGTGACGTTGCTGGGGCAGAACGTCAATTCGTACAAGGCCGGCGAGGTGGACTTCCCCGAACTGATGCGCCTCGTGGCGTCGGTTTCGCCGTCGCTGCGCGTGCGCTTCGCCACGTCGCACCCCAAGGACATGAGCGACCGCCTGCTGGAGGTCATGGCCTCGATGCCCAACATCTGCCGCTCGATCCACCTGCCCGCACAATCGGGCGCCTCGTCGATGCTCGGGCGTATGAACCGCAAGTACACCCGCGAATGGTATCTCGGCCGTATCGCCGCCATCCGCCGTTACCTGCCCGATTGCGCCATCACGACCGACCTGATCGCCGGCTTCTCGGGCGAGACCGAGCAGGAGCACGAAGCGACGCTTTCGCTCATGCGCGAGGTGGGGTACGAGTTCGCCTACATGTTCAAATACTCGGAGCGTCCTGGGACTTTCGCGCACGAGCACCTGCCGGACGACGTGCCCGACGAGGTGAAGTCGCGGCGGCTTTCGGAGATCATCGCCCTGCAAAACGAACTGGGGCATGCGAGCAACCTGCGCGACGTGGGGCGCGAGTTCGAAGTGCTGGTCGAGGGGCGTTCGAAGCGCGACGAAAAGCAGCTTTCGGGCCGCACGTCGCAGAACAAGGTCGTGGTCTTCGACCGCGGCCGGCACGACGTCGGCGACTATGTGCGTGTGCGTATTACGGGGTGCACCCCGGCGACGCTGTTCGGAGAAGAAATCATTTAA
- a CDS encoding YitT family protein, with protein sequence MNTKALLEPMGSWAWWRSWFLIFFGCSVMGAGFVLFVNPYNFVPGGVYGMGIVLHNIFPSIQVGTFGYMFDVPLMLVAMLVFGGQFGTRTVLAALYTPGFMNVLTRLVYPDAAAVESLDPSLLLNGRLDLSNDLLLTCVIGAVVIGVGQGIVVRQQATTGGTDIVAMLLQKFAGIKFSSGIFLADGFVVLSGLAVIGFGLGTGEAASNGWMLTLYSLITIYITSRVIAYLLNGASYDKLLFIISDHHQALKRFIIEDLDRSATYIKSKGMYTDASRDMIFLVVSRKEVHLVQHKIKEIDPAAFVVVTDAYETFGEGFKQFPDKNEIHAE encoded by the coding sequence ATGAATACGAAAGCATTACTGGAACCTATGGGCTCGTGGGCGTGGTGGCGCTCGTGGTTCCTGATCTTTTTCGGGTGTTCGGTCATGGGTGCCGGCTTCGTGCTGTTTGTGAACCCTTACAATTTCGTGCCGGGAGGCGTGTACGGTATGGGTATCGTGCTGCACAACATTTTTCCGTCGATCCAGGTGGGTACGTTCGGCTATATGTTCGACGTGCCGCTGATGCTCGTTGCGATGCTGGTTTTCGGCGGGCAGTTCGGAACGCGTACGGTGCTGGCTGCGCTTTATACGCCCGGCTTCATGAACGTGCTCACGCGGCTGGTCTATCCCGACGCCGCGGCGGTCGAGAGCCTCGATCCGTCGCTGCTGCTGAACGGGCGGCTCGACCTGTCGAACGACTTGCTGCTGACGTGCGTCATCGGCGCCGTCGTCATCGGCGTGGGGCAGGGCATCGTCGTGCGCCAGCAGGCGACCACGGGCGGCACCGACATCGTGGCGATGCTGTTGCAGAAATTCGCGGGCATCAAGTTCTCGTCGGGCATCTTCCTGGCCGACGGTTTCGTCGTGCTGTCCGGCCTGGCCGTCATCGGCTTCGGGCTGGGGACGGGCGAAGCCGCTTCGAACGGCTGGATGCTGACGCTCTATTCGCTCATCACGATTTATATCACCTCGCGTGTGATCGCCTACCTGCTCAACGGTGCGTCGTACGACAAGCTGCTCTTCATCATCAGCGACCACCATCAGGCGCTCAAACGCTTCATCATCGAAGACCTCGACCGCAGTGCGACCTACATCAAGTCGAAGGGGATGTATACGGACGCTTCGCGGGACATGATCTTCCTGGTCGTGAGCCGCAAGGAGGTGCACCTCGTGCAACATAAGATCAAAGAGATCGACCCGGCGGCGTTCGTAGTCGTGACCGATGCCTACGAGACGTTCGGCGAAGGGTTCAAACAGTTCCCCGACAAGAACGAGATACATGCGGAATAA
- a CDS encoding helix-turn-helix domain-containing protein has product MDLTFSTPLKGNLVLCSDYRDAALHRSPGLYKFVWVRRGCLWLEVDHIPMELRAGMLLPLTPLHTLDVTRAEGEYLILAFDSNFYCIFGHDGEVSCSGLLFNGSSEVLRLELSEMRTAALQRVVDDLRAEYGVVDGLREEMLRMQLKRFIIICTRIAREHFSVGADREKLFDTVRRYYVLVDEHFRTKKRVQDYAGLLHRSPKTLANLFASCGQPSPLNIIHDRVNAEARRLLLYTPKSAKEIAYLLGYEDTAAFSRFFAKMNGESITGFRQREKRE; this is encoded by the coding sequence ATGGATCTGACATTCAGCACGCCCCTGAAAGGCAACCTCGTCCTGTGCAGCGACTACCGCGATGCCGCGCTGCATCGCAGCCCCGGGCTCTATAAATTCGTCTGGGTAAGGCGTGGATGCCTTTGGCTCGAAGTCGACCATATTCCCATGGAGCTCCGGGCTGGGATGCTGCTGCCCCTGACGCCGCTCCATACCCTCGACGTGACGCGCGCCGAGGGCGAATACCTGATCCTTGCTTTCGACAGCAATTTCTACTGCATTTTCGGTCATGACGGCGAGGTGTCGTGCAGCGGGCTGCTTTTCAACGGCAGTTCCGAAGTGCTGCGGCTCGAACTCTCCGAAATGCGCACGGCCGCCCTGCAACGGGTGGTCGACGACCTGCGGGCCGAATACGGGGTAGTTGACGGTCTGCGCGAAGAGATGCTCCGCATGCAGCTCAAACGGTTTATTATCATATGTACGCGCATCGCGCGCGAGCATTTCTCCGTCGGTGCCGACCGTGAAAAACTCTTCGACACGGTGCGCCGCTACTATGTGCTGGTCGACGAGCATTTTCGGACGAAGAAACGGGTGCAGGACTATGCCGGACTGCTCCACCGGTCGCCCAAGACGCTCGCCAACCTCTTCGCCTCGTGCGGGCAGCCCTCGCCGCTGAACATCATCCACGACCGGGTCAATGCCGAGGCGCGCCGCCTGCTGCTCTATACCCCGAAAAGCGCCAAGGAGATCGCTTACCTGCTGGGCTATGAGGATACCGCGGCTTTCAGCCGTTTCTTCGCCAAAATGAACGGCGAGAGCATCACCGGGTTCCGGCAGCGCGAAAAAAGGGAATAA
- a CDS encoding LytR/AlgR family response regulator transcription factor: MLKCIAIDDEPLALRQLKGYIEKIPYLELAATCNNALEAQQFLAAQHVDLIFVDINMPDLSGVEFVRSLVDRPMVIFTTAYSEYAVEGFKLDAVDYLLKPFSFADFSRSAGKANSLYELRHNQRAGVPEATPEALPKDKEYISVKADYKVSLVKISDIVYLESEGEYVRMHLADGTTITTLFRLKNMEAALPSDMFMRVHRSYIVNLRCIKGYVRGRVFLSDTEYVPIGENYKESFQHYIESNFKNL; the protein is encoded by the coding sequence ATGCTTAAATGTATCGCCATAGACGATGAGCCGCTGGCCCTGCGCCAGCTGAAAGGCTACATCGAGAAAATCCCGTACCTGGAACTCGCCGCTACGTGCAACAACGCGCTCGAAGCCCAGCAGTTTCTGGCCGCGCAGCATGTAGACCTGATATTCGTCGACATCAACATGCCCGACCTGAGCGGCGTGGAATTCGTCCGCTCGCTGGTCGACAGGCCGATGGTGATTTTCACGACGGCCTACTCGGAATATGCCGTCGAAGGGTTCAAGCTCGACGCCGTGGATTACCTGCTCAAACCCTTCAGTTTTGCCGACTTCAGCCGCTCGGCGGGGAAAGCCAATTCGCTCTACGAACTGCGCCACAACCAGCGTGCGGGAGTACCCGAGGCTACCCCCGAAGCCCTGCCCAAAGACAAGGAATACATCTCCGTGAAAGCGGATTACAAGGTTTCGCTGGTCAAGATCAGTGACATCGTGTACCTGGAAAGCGAAGGGGAGTACGTGCGGATGCACCTTGCCGACGGCACGACGATCACCACGCTTTTCCGGCTCAAGAACATGGAGGCGGCACTCCCGTCGGATATGTTCATGCGCGTGCACCGTTCCTACATCGTCAACCTGCGTTGCATCAAAGGCTATGTCCGCGGCCGCGTGTTCCTGAGCGATACGGAATACGTCCCCATCGGTGAAAACTACAAGGAGAGTTTCCAGCACTACATCGAATCGAATTTCAAGAATTTATAG